The following nucleotide sequence is from Lacinutrix sp. Hel_I_90.
ACAGGTTTATGCTCCCGTTTGATAGGGTTTTTATGGTTCCTAATACGAGTCCGACTTTATGTTTCGGAATGTCATTAACAGAGTCATACGTTCTACCTTTTGAAGCCTCTTTTATTAGTAAATGTGATGTTAATATTATGATGAGTACTAATAGTGCTGGTCTGAGACTAATTCTAAATATTTGTTTTAAGTATTTCATTATTTTTTAGTGTTTCTTGGATAGTTTTAGCTTGCTCATAGCATGAAATGGTGTGATTTAAAAAGAGACACGCTCTGAAATCTTGAAGAGAAACTTTTAATAATTTTTTAAAATTTAGGTGATGAAAACTATTGGCAGTCTTTCCAATATGATAGGAGTTTAAATAGTACTTTATATAGTCTGGTAAAATAAGAGTCCCTAGAAGTATGGCACCGTATAGGTACAGACTTCTTTTTCCGTTTCCAAAACTTAAAAATTGTAAAGCTATTTCGTCTTCGACTTTTGTTCCATAACCGGTTAGAACATGATACGCGTCATGGCGTTCTACTTTGGGGATTAACTCAAAATTGTTTTCATCTAAAAACAAGCCTAAATGTTTACCAAAGGAACCTTTTGGATAAGTAAGCAATTCTTTTTTATAGATCCCCCAAGGGGCATGACTTTTAAAAATGTATGTGTATAGCTCCTTTGAAATCTCGAATAACCAAGTGATTAATTTTTTTCTAAGTCTTCTCATAGATTATTCTTTTGAAAACCACATCCAGGAATGCGACGTTGTTATAAATGCTGAAGCGAAAAAGCCTATGACAAATAATTCAAAATTGCTGGCTATAATAGCAAGCATACTTCCGCAAAAAGAGACAATAGCATAATAGGGAAAATAGGTCTTGAAAATATATGAATTGGTTCTTGTATCGTTACTTATAATCCAATAAAAGGGATAAATAGTAATTAAGATAGTAACCAAACAACTTAAAAATATGGGGAGTAGTGACAAGAATATGTATACTAAAATAGCGCCATCTCCAACGTACTTGTAGATTATGAGCCAAAAAAAAGTAGTCGCTATAAGCGTACTTCTAATGATGTTTTTTATAATAGTCATTAGTGCGTGTTCGTTTTTAAATGTAAGTCCTCTTTGAAATTTATAAGCGTGAATTCCTGCCAGTTTCGGGCCTCAATGGCTTCAGTATAGTTTTTAAATTTTGTATTTATTCGAGTTTCAATAACTGTAGACAGTTTAGAGTGGCTTGCGTGTTCTTTTAATATAATAGCATTGCTGTTAGAGAGATTTATGAGGTAATCCATGTCTAGTAGTACTGCATGATTGATGTTGAAGTTTGTAATGGTTTTATCCCAATTAACAGCGCTACATACTACTATCATAGCAAATGCTAGTTGTGTATTTATTCTAAATAAATACCACAAGTTTTTAATAGAAAAAACTTTGTAGAAAGTAGTTATTAAGCCAACAAGCGTGAGTACTAAATAAACAAGGACTCCAATCCTTTTATAAGTAAACCCAAAAGAAGTACTATAGTCTAAGTTTTTTATTGCGATTAATGCTACAAGAATGACATTAAGCAGGATCCATACATAGGTCAGACTTTTAATCATTTTATTCTTTTTGTAGAAATTTAAATCCCCTCTAAAAAAGAGGATAATAGTTATAATCGCGACAAGTATCGAAGCAATTAGAGCATTTATACCATTGTGTAACTGTATGGATAGATGTGCAGCAGTTGTTGTATTTGCTGCACTTAATAAATAACTTAGGTCAGTAATAATATAAAAGACAATGAGAATATTAAGTAAAGTGAGTAACACCGTTCCTAATTGTGATTCCTTATTTAGTTTTTCTTCTGAACTATTTTCGGATGGAACTAAATTATTTTTAGTATTTAAGTCGGTTTGAGTTGCAGGTTCAATGGTAACTGGTTGAATGAGATTATTGAATAAATAAAAACCTAAAACGGTTAATAGGATCCAATGTAAATTGATGAAACTAAAATCTATTTTTTCTATAATTTCACTAAAAATGGGATTTCCATTTTTATAGAGTAGAATAAATGTAATGCTAAAAATTAGGGGAATACCAATGAGTTTTACCCAATGTAATACATCAATCTCTTTTTTTACTATCACCTGCTCTTTGTGTTCGTTAGGTTCTAAACGTCTATGAAAGTAACCGGCTACTGCCGTATAAATACCGTTTAACCACTGTATATAAATGGAGGTTTTATAAGAAGAAGTCGCACCTATTAAAGTGAAGAAAGAAATACAATTGGCAATTATTGCTAGAGAAGAACTGTTTATAAAAACGGCGATAGCGGTTATAAGATAAGTAGCGACAAAAAGCAGTGTTTTTGTTTGACTAATGGTGGATTTGTTTTGCCACCATAATATTAAGATTGTTATAATGCTAAAGAGAGATAGATTTAAACCAATCTGTTGCTGATAAAACAGTGTGCTAAAACTTAGCGATGCGATGATAAGGAGTAAGTGTTTCATAGTTGACTGTAAAGT
It contains:
- a CDS encoding DUF4173 domain-containing protein — encoded protein: MKHLLLIIASLSFSTLFYQQQIGLNLSLFSIITILILWWQNKSTISQTKTLLFVATYLITAIAVFINSSSLAIIANCISFFTLIGATSSYKTSIYIQWLNGIYTAVAGYFHRRLEPNEHKEQVIVKKEIDVLHWVKLIGIPLIFSITFILLYKNGNPIFSEIIEKIDFSFINLHWILLTVLGFYLFNNLIQPVTIEPATQTDLNTKNNLVPSENSSEEKLNKESQLGTVLLTLLNILIVFYIITDLSYLLSAANTTTAAHLSIQLHNGINALIASILVAIITIILFFRGDLNFYKKNKMIKSLTYVWILLNVILVALIAIKNLDYSTSFGFTYKRIGVLVYLVLTLVGLITTFYKVFSIKNLWYLFRINTQLAFAMIVVCSAVNWDKTITNFNINHAVLLDMDYLINLSNSNAIILKEHASHSKLSTVIETRINTKFKNYTEAIEARNWQEFTLINFKEDLHLKTNTH
- a CDS encoding Coq4 family protein; the protein is MRRLRKKLITWLFEISKELYTYIFKSHAPWGIYKKELLTYPKGSFGKHLGLFLDENNFELIPKVERHDAYHVLTGYGTKVEDEIALQFLSFGNGKRSLYLYGAILLGTLILPDYIKYYLNSYHIGKTANSFHHLNFKKLLKVSLQDFRACLFLNHTISCYEQAKTIQETLKNNEILKTNI